Proteins from a single region of Kogia breviceps isolate mKogBre1 chromosome 5, mKogBre1 haplotype 1, whole genome shotgun sequence:
- the PLAAT1 gene encoding phospholipase A and acyltransferase 1 isoform X1, translated as MNILINMMNSPTFQVVPLLHQPPCTVLGIRNEESTSGGQCAWVCTAQFSTRKKGPVSYSMPEYLTGHSSEPGTCVRLKHRMAFNDCFSLNYPGNPQPGDLIEVFRPGYQHWALYLGDGYVINIAPLDDGISAPFTSAKSVFSRKALVKIQLLKDVVGNDTYRINNKYDETYPPLPVEEVMQRSEFVAGQEVEYDLLVNNCEHFVTLLRYGEGVSEQASRAISTIGFVTAAAGAFSFLGLFPKRLRAKYY; from the exons ATGA ACATACTCATCAATATGATGAACTCCCCAACCTTCCAAGTTGTCCCCCTTCTGCATCAACCACCTTGCACTGTTTTgggaatcagaaatgaagaatcaACCA GTGGAGGCCAGTGTGCCTGGGTCTGCACAGCACAGTTCAGCACAAGGAAGAAAGGTCCTGTGTCCTACAGTATGCCTGAATATCTGACTGGACACTCATCTGAGCCTGGAACTTGTGTCCGCTTAAAGCACAGA ATGGCGTTTAATGATTGCTTTAGTTTGAACTATCCTGGCAACCCTCAGCCAGGTGACTTGATTGAAGTGTTTCGTCCTGGCTATCAACACTGGGCACTGTACTTGGGTGATGGGTATGTTATCAACATAGCACCTCTAG ATGATGGCATTTCTGCACCGTTTACAAGTGCCAAGTCTGTATTCAGCAGAAAGGCCCTGGTGAAGATACAGCTTTTGAAGGATGTTGTGGGAAATGACACATAcagaataaacaataaatatgatGAAACATACCCACCACTCCCCGTGGAAGAAGTCATGCAACGGTCAGAGTTTGTTGCTGGACAGGAGGTGGAGTATGACTTACTTGTCAACAACTGTGAGCATTTTGTGACTTTGCTCCGCTATGGAGAAGGAGTTTCAGAACAG GCCAGCCGAGCAATAAGTACCATTGGGTTTGTGACAGCTGCTGCTGGTGCcttctctttccttggcttgtttCCAAAAAGACTAAGAGCAAAATACTATTAA
- the PLAAT1 gene encoding phospholipase A and acyltransferase 1 isoform X2, translating to MSGGQCAWVCTAQFSTRKKGPVSYSMPEYLTGHSSEPGTCVRLKHRMAFNDCFSLNYPGNPQPGDLIEVFRPGYQHWALYLGDGYVINIAPLDDGISAPFTSAKSVFSRKALVKIQLLKDVVGNDTYRINNKYDETYPPLPVEEVMQRSEFVAGQEVEYDLLVNNCEHFVTLLRYGEGVSEQASRAISTIGFVTAAAGAFSFLGLFPKRLRAKYY from the exons ATGA GTGGAGGCCAGTGTGCCTGGGTCTGCACAGCACAGTTCAGCACAAGGAAGAAAGGTCCTGTGTCCTACAGTATGCCTGAATATCTGACTGGACACTCATCTGAGCCTGGAACTTGTGTCCGCTTAAAGCACAGA ATGGCGTTTAATGATTGCTTTAGTTTGAACTATCCTGGCAACCCTCAGCCAGGTGACTTGATTGAAGTGTTTCGTCCTGGCTATCAACACTGGGCACTGTACTTGGGTGATGGGTATGTTATCAACATAGCACCTCTAG ATGATGGCATTTCTGCACCGTTTACAAGTGCCAAGTCTGTATTCAGCAGAAAGGCCCTGGTGAAGATACAGCTTTTGAAGGATGTTGTGGGAAATGACACATAcagaataaacaataaatatgatGAAACATACCCACCACTCCCCGTGGAAGAAGTCATGCAACGGTCAGAGTTTGTTGCTGGACAGGAGGTGGAGTATGACTTACTTGTCAACAACTGTGAGCATTTTGTGACTTTGCTCCGCTATGGAGAAGGAGTTTCAGAACAG GCCAGCCGAGCAATAAGTACCATTGGGTTTGTGACAGCTGCTGCTGGTGCcttctctttccttggcttgtttCCAAAAAGACTAAGAGCAAAATACTATTAA
- the PLAAT1 gene encoding phospholipase A and acyltransferase 1 isoform X3 translates to MAFNDCFSLNYPGNPQPGDLIEVFRPGYQHWALYLGDGYVINIAPLDDGISAPFTSAKSVFSRKALVKIQLLKDVVGNDTYRINNKYDETYPPLPVEEVMQRSEFVAGQEVEYDLLVNNCEHFVTLLRYGEGVSEQASRAISTIGFVTAAAGAFSFLGLFPKRLRAKYY, encoded by the exons ATGGCGTTTAATGATTGCTTTAGTTTGAACTATCCTGGCAACCCTCAGCCAGGTGACTTGATTGAAGTGTTTCGTCCTGGCTATCAACACTGGGCACTGTACTTGGGTGATGGGTATGTTATCAACATAGCACCTCTAG ATGATGGCATTTCTGCACCGTTTACAAGTGCCAAGTCTGTATTCAGCAGAAAGGCCCTGGTGAAGATACAGCTTTTGAAGGATGTTGTGGGAAATGACACATAcagaataaacaataaatatgatGAAACATACCCACCACTCCCCGTGGAAGAAGTCATGCAACGGTCAGAGTTTGTTGCTGGACAGGAGGTGGAGTATGACTTACTTGTCAACAACTGTGAGCATTTTGTGACTTTGCTCCGCTATGGAGAAGGAGTTTCAGAACAG GCCAGCCGAGCAATAAGTACCATTGGGTTTGTGACAGCTGCTGCTGGTGCcttctctttccttggcttgtttCCAAAAAGACTAAGAGCAAAATACTATTAA